In Desulfocurvus vexinensis DSM 17965, a single window of DNA contains:
- the cas3 gene encoding CRISPR-associated helicase Cas3', with protein sequence MPTGGGKTLSSLAFALRHAALYGLRRVIYVIPYMSIIEQNARVFREVLGDEAVVEHHSTFTPGSLGQAMDEDSPSYRRARLASENWDAPVVVTTNVQFFESLFADRSSRCRKLHNVAGSVVVLDEAQMLPVEYLRPCLEALRELTANYGTSVVLCTATQPALSTSPSFPDGLDGVREIVTGLDGIEEAFDRVELEDAGTLSTEALAQALAGERQTLCIVNTRSRAAELFALLRERPGARHLSARMCPAHRSLVLDGIRADLAAGRPCLTVSTQLVEAGVDVDFPLVYRELAGLDSIAQAAGRCNREGLLGEGRRGLTRVFRHEAGLPRMFRPAADSAQSTLRRFEDAPFSARAVRDYFANYYWRRVERLDSKGILAALSADVDRLNFPFRDVAQAFRLIENDMLPVIVPWGDAGEALVEELRHVQFPGSVLRRLQRFTVQVYRHEFRQLDAQGALEIVDESYAVLVRPESYRDDLGLVVDTGQEAANYIL encoded by the coding sequence GTGCCTACCGGCGGAGGCAAGACCTTGTCCTCTCTGGCCTTCGCCCTGCGCCATGCCGCGCTGTACGGGCTGCGGCGGGTCATTTACGTAATCCCCTACATGTCCATCATCGAGCAAAACGCCCGCGTCTTCCGCGAAGTGCTGGGCGACGAGGCCGTGGTGGAGCACCACAGCACCTTCACGCCCGGCTCCCTGGGCCAAGCGATGGACGAAGATTCGCCCTCCTACCGCCGCGCCCGGCTGGCGTCCGAGAACTGGGACGCCCCGGTGGTGGTCACGACCAACGTGCAGTTCTTCGAGTCGCTGTTCGCCGACCGCTCCTCGCGGTGCCGCAAGCTGCACAACGTGGCGGGCAGCGTCGTCGTCCTGGACGAGGCCCAGATGCTTCCCGTGGAGTACCTGCGCCCGTGCCTGGAGGCCTTGCGGGAACTCACCGCCAACTACGGCACGAGCGTCGTGCTCTGCACGGCCACCCAACCCGCCCTGTCCACGTCCCCGTCCTTCCCCGACGGTCTCGATGGGGTCCGCGAGATCGTGACCGGCCTGGACGGGATCGAAGAGGCTTTCGACCGGGTCGAGCTGGAGGACGCGGGCACCCTGTCCACCGAGGCCCTGGCGCAGGCCCTGGCCGGGGAGCGTCAGACCCTGTGCATCGTGAACACCCGCAGCCGGGCGGCGGAACTGTTCGCCTTGCTTCGCGAACGCCCCGGTGCGCGCCACCTTTCGGCCCGCATGTGCCCGGCCCACCGGTCCCTGGTGCTGGACGGCATCCGGGCCGATCTGGCGGCGGGGCGGCCCTGCCTGACGGTCAGTACGCAGCTCGTGGAGGCCGGGGTGGACGTCGATTTTCCCCTGGTCTACCGGGAGCTGGCGGGCCTGGATTCCATCGCCCAGGCCGCCGGGCGCTGCAACCGCGAAGGGCTGCTGGGCGAGGGGCGGCGCGGCCTGACGCGGGTCTTTCGCCACGAGGCGGGCCTGCCCCGGATGTTCCGCCCGGCTGCGGATTCGGCGCAGTCCACCCTGCGCCGTTTCGAGGATGCGCCGTTTTCGGCCCGGGCCGTGCGGGACTATTTCGCCAACTACTACTGGCGGCGGGTCGAACGCCTGGACAGCAAGGGCATCCTGGCCGCCCTGTCCGCCGACGTGGACCGCCTCAATTTCCCTTTCCGGGACGTGGCCCAGGCGTTCCGGCTCATCGAAAACGACATGCTGCCGGTCATCGTGCCCTGGGGGGACGCCGGGGAAGCCCTGGTGGAAGAACTGCGCCACGTCCAATTCCCGGGTTCGGTGCTCCGGCGGCTGCAGCGCTTCACGGTCCAGGTCTATCGTCACGAGTTCCGGCAACTGGATGCGCAGGGCGCCTTGGAAATCGTGGACGAGAGTTATGCCGTACTCGTTCGACCGGAGTCGTACCGGGACGATTTAGGCCTCGTGGTCGATACCGGCCAGGAGGCGGCGAACTACATTTTGTAG
- the cas5c gene encoding type I-C CRISPR-associated protein Cas5c has translation MEFGVKLRVWGDYACFTRPEMKAERVSYDVMTPSAARGILEAIHWKPAIRWVVDRIHVLRPVRFDNVRRNELGGKLSAAVVNQAIRADGKRVVTFIEDDRQQRAAMVLRDVEYVIEAHFEMTDRAGPGDNEGKHHEIFRRRAAKGQCYHRPYLGCREFAARFELLEDDPPPSALSGERDLGWMLHDIDYSGGMTPRFFRPVMRDGVFDCGQEVKP, from the coding sequence ATGGAATTCGGCGTCAAACTTAGGGTTTGGGGCGACTACGCCTGTTTCACGCGGCCGGAGATGAAGGCCGAGCGTGTGAGCTACGACGTGATGACGCCGTCCGCGGCGCGGGGCATCCTGGAAGCGATCCATTGGAAACCGGCCATCCGCTGGGTCGTGGACCGCATCCACGTGCTCAGGCCCGTGCGTTTCGACAACGTGCGCCGCAACGAACTGGGGGGCAAGCTCTCCGCCGCCGTGGTCAACCAGGCCATTCGCGCCGACGGCAAGCGGGTGGTGACGTTCATCGAGGACGACCGCCAGCAGCGCGCCGCCATGGTCCTGCGCGACGTGGAGTACGTCATCGAGGCCCATTTCGAAATGACCGACCGGGCCGGGCCGGGGGACAACGAGGGCAAGCACCACGAAATCTTCCGCCGCCGGGCCGCGAAGGGGCAGTGCTATCACCGGCCCTATCTCGGCTGCCGGGAATTCGCGGCCCGCTTCGAACTGTTGGAGGACGATCCGCCGCCGTCGGCGCTGTCCGGCGAGAGGGACCTGGGTTGGATGCTCCACGACATCGACTACTCGGGCGGTATGACCCCGCGCTTCTTCCGGCCCGTGATGCGCGATGGCGTCTTCGATTGCGGCCAGGAGGTGAAGCCATGA
- the cas8c gene encoding type I-C CRISPR-associated protein Cas8c/Csd1: MILQALSGYYDRLRAESHAVVPEYGFSVQGATHALVLDGDGTLLGFEDLRHHEGAKPFARSVVVPKPMGKRSGQKPPPYFTWDNSKYVLGITFDNKEYTLVPDRHEEFKAVNLRLLRGMDDPAARAFVSFLESWEPEKAQDMEDHEDALAGGFLVVRLDGEQEFLHEKNAIKTAWLEEMEALPSGGTGQCLVSGIKNARLTRLHPEIKGVPGGQPSGAPLVSFNDTAYDSHGHRYNANCPVGEQAAFGYTTALNHLLRQRGRRVQVGDTTVVFWTEKPTTAESYLPGLIAGWDAPQDIEDKAVARDLGLFLEAVKQGRAPTDIQDAGTAFYVLGLAPNAARLAVRFWHVGTVGEMAERVGRHFRDLAVVKQYDNQPDHPGVRHLARELAALGDMKNFPAILAGGLLRAMLTGGRYPEALLVQVLERIRVEKSRKDKNGKPINSVSYLRAAMLRACLIRNHNKEIPMALDTARTDAPYLLGRLFAVLERAQQEAVPGANATIRDRFIGAASATPARVFPVLLKGADNHLAKLRKLKEKEGTSHWLDRQVQDICAEIADFPLTLPTPEQGVFQLGYYHQRKDFFTKKDEKEN, encoded by the coding sequence ATGATTCTTCAGGCGCTGAGCGGGTATTATGACCGCTTGCGGGCCGAGTCTCACGCGGTTGTCCCGGAATATGGGTTCAGCGTTCAGGGTGCGACTCATGCCCTCGTTTTGGACGGCGATGGCACATTGCTCGGGTTCGAGGATTTGCGGCACCACGAAGGCGCGAAGCCATTTGCCAGGTCGGTGGTCGTTCCCAAGCCCATGGGAAAGCGGTCCGGACAAAAGCCACCGCCGTATTTTACCTGGGACAATTCGAAGTATGTCCTGGGGATTACGTTCGATAACAAGGAATACACCCTGGTTCCGGACCGGCATGAGGAGTTCAAGGCAGTCAATTTGCGGCTGCTACGAGGTATGGACGATCCGGCAGCCAGGGCGTTTGTCTCATTTCTGGAATCTTGGGAGCCTGAAAAAGCGCAGGACATGGAAGACCATGAGGATGCACTTGCTGGAGGTTTCCTTGTCGTCCGCCTGGATGGGGAACAGGAATTCCTGCACGAGAAGAACGCCATCAAGACAGCGTGGCTGGAGGAAATGGAGGCTCTCCCTTCCGGAGGCACGGGACAATGCCTCGTGTCCGGCATCAAGAATGCCAGGCTCACGAGGCTGCACCCGGAAATAAAGGGGGTTCCCGGAGGGCAGCCTTCCGGTGCCCCTCTCGTCAGCTTCAACGACACAGCATACGACTCCCACGGGCATAGATACAACGCGAATTGTCCGGTGGGTGAACAGGCCGCCTTCGGCTACACCACGGCCCTCAACCATCTGCTCCGCCAGCGCGGGCGCAGGGTGCAGGTCGGCGACACCACGGTGGTCTTCTGGACCGAAAAGCCGACCACGGCGGAATCGTATCTGCCAGGGCTCATCGCCGGGTGGGACGCGCCGCAGGACATCGAGGACAAGGCCGTGGCCCGCGACCTGGGCCTGTTCCTGGAGGCCGTGAAACAGGGGCGCGCGCCCACGGATATTCAGGACGCCGGGACCGCGTTCTACGTGCTCGGCCTGGCGCCCAACGCGGCCCGCCTCGCCGTGCGCTTCTGGCACGTCGGCACCGTGGGCGAGATGGCCGAGCGCGTGGGCCGGCACTTCCGGGACCTGGCCGTGGTCAAGCAGTACGACAACCAGCCGGATCATCCCGGTGTGCGGCACCTGGCGCGCGAACTGGCGGCCTTGGGCGACATGAAAAACTTCCCGGCGATCCTGGCCGGAGGGCTGCTGCGTGCCATGCTGACGGGCGGGCGATATCCCGAGGCCCTGCTGGTTCAGGTTCTGGAGCGAATCCGGGTCGAGAAGTCCCGTAAGGACAAGAACGGGAAGCCCATCAACAGCGTGTCCTACCTGCGCGCCGCCATGCTCAGGGCGTGTCTCATCCGCAACCACAACAAGGAGATTCCCATGGCTCTCGACACCGCGCGCACCGACGCGCCCTACCTGCTCGGCAGGCTGTTCGCTGTGTTGGAGCGGGCCCAGCAGGAGGCCGTCCCCGGGGCCAACGCCACCATCCGGGACCGCTTCATCGGCGCGGCCTCGGCCACCCCGGCTCGGGTCTTCCCCGTGCTGCTCAAAGGGGCCGACAACCACCTCGCCAAACTGCGCAAGCTGAAGGAAAAGGAAGGGACTTCCCACTGGCTGGACAGGCAGGTCCAGGATATCTGCGCGGAGATTGCCGATTTCCCGCTCACGCTGCCCACGCCGGAACAGGGCGTGTTCCAGCTCGGCTACTACCACCAGCGCAAGGATTTCTTCACCAAGAAAGACGAAAAGGAGAACTAG
- the cas7c gene encoding type I-C CRISPR-associated protein Cas7/Csd2, translated as MAAISNRYEFVYLFDVENGNPNGDPDAGNMPRIDTETGYGLVTDVCLKRKVRNYVDLARDTGAVPAQGYNVYVREKAVLNEQHELAYKALDLKPEAKKLPKKEQEAHALTRWMCDNFFDVRTFGAVMTTEVNCGQVRGPVQLAFARSVEPIIPQEVSITRMAVTNAKDLEKERTMGRKHIVPYALYRAEGFVSAPLAMGERGTGFSEDDLKLLWEALANMFDHDRSAARGKMAARGLVVFKHDAALGNAQAQALFDLVTVSRADGSQGPARAFADYRVAVDESGVPQGVSCEVKF; from the coding sequence ATGGCCGCCATCAGCAATCGCTACGAGTTCGTGTACCTGTTCGACGTCGAAAACGGCAATCCCAACGGCGACCCCGATGCCGGGAACATGCCGCGCATCGACACGGAGACCGGTTACGGCCTGGTCACGGACGTGTGCCTCAAGCGCAAGGTGCGCAACTACGTGGACCTGGCGCGCGACACCGGGGCCGTCCCGGCGCAGGGCTACAACGTCTACGTTCGCGAAAAGGCCGTGCTCAACGAGCAGCACGAGCTGGCCTACAAGGCCCTGGACCTCAAGCCCGAGGCCAAGAAATTGCCCAAGAAGGAGCAGGAGGCCCACGCCCTGACCCGTTGGATGTGCGACAACTTCTTCGACGTGCGCACCTTCGGCGCGGTGATGACCACCGAGGTCAATTGCGGCCAGGTGCGCGGGCCGGTGCAGTTGGCCTTCGCCCGCAGCGTGGAGCCGATCATCCCGCAGGAGGTGAGCATCACGCGCATGGCCGTGACCAACGCAAAGGACCTGGAAAAGGAGCGCACCATGGGCCGCAAGCACATCGTGCCCTACGCCCTTTACCGGGCCGAGGGTTTCGTGTCGGCGCCGCTGGCCATGGGTGAGCGTGGGACCGGGTTTTCCGAGGACGACCTGAAGCTATTGTGGGAGGCCCTGGCCAACATGTTCGACCACGACCGCTCAGCCGCTCGGGGCAAGATGGCGGCCCGGGGGCTGGTGGTCTTCAAGCACGACGCCGCCCTGGGCAATGCCCAGGCCCAGGCGTTGTTCGATCTGGTCACGGTGTCCCGGGCGGACGGTTCCCAGGGGCCCGCGCGCGCCTTCGCGGACTACCGCGTCGCCGTGGACGAGTCCGGCGTGCCCCAGGGCGTGAGCTGCGAGGTGAAGTTCTAG
- the cas4 gene encoding CRISPR-associated protein Cas4, translated as MDAAMYAEDELLPISALQHYLYCPRQCALIHLERVWAENRYTAEGRILHAVADSGRVRGRGGVRARGGMPVRSLRLGLTGVADVVEFGAVPGAPQVPYPVEYKRGRPKDQDWDRVQLCAQALCLEEMLDVSVPEGALFYGQRKRREVVIFDDALRAKTTETAARVHALLGDGATPAPGSAGRCRNCSLRPLCRPEAIRRRGGVRHYVAEALKDL; from the coding sequence ATGGACGCCGCCATGTATGCGGAGGACGAGCTGCTGCCGATTTCGGCCTTGCAGCACTACCTCTACTGCCCCCGGCAGTGTGCGTTGATCCACCTGGAGCGCGTCTGGGCGGAGAACCGCTACACTGCCGAGGGGCGCATCCTGCATGCCGTGGCCGACTCGGGCCGGGTGCGCGGGCGCGGCGGCGTACGCGCTCGCGGCGGCATGCCCGTGCGCAGCCTGCGCCTGGGGCTGACCGGCGTGGCGGACGTGGTGGAATTCGGAGCCGTGCCGGGCGCGCCGCAGGTGCCGTATCCGGTTGAGTACAAGCGCGGGCGCCCCAAGGACCAGGACTGGGACCGGGTGCAGTTGTGCGCCCAGGCCCTGTGCCTGGAGGAGATGCTCGACGTTTCGGTACCCGAGGGCGCGTTGTTCTATGGGCAGCGCAAGCGCCGGGAGGTGGTGATCTTCGACGACGCCTTGCGCGCGAAGACCACGGAAACGGCGGCCCGTGTCCACGCCCTGCTGGGCGATGGGGCCACACCGGCCCCGGGGTCAGCAGGGCGGTGCCGCAACTGTTCCCTGCGTCCGCTGTGCCGCCCGGAGGCGATCCGGCGGCGCGGCGGCGTGCGCCACTATGTGGCCGAGGCATTGAAGGACCTATGA
- the cas1c gene encoding type I-C CRISPR-associated endonuclease Cas1c, whose amino-acid sequence MKTHCNTLYVTSQGAYLSKDGECVLVRLEDGTKARFPVHTLDGVVCFGNVGVSPFLLGHLAERDVAVSFLTAYGKFLARSQGPVSGNVLLRREQYRWADDGERSALVARCVLAGKIVNARSVLRRAVRDHADKLDAARLGDALARLDDCAARLERAQGLEMLRGVEGEAAGVYFAVFDEMVLRGGEAFRFAGRNRRPPLDRINCLLSFVYTLLAHDVRSALECVGLDPAVGFLHRDRPGRPGLALDLMEEFRSFFADRLVLSLVNREQVGPGGFTVTESGAVLMDDGTRRTVLEAYQKRKRDVLTHPFLKEKMPLGLAFHTQALLLARHVRGDLDGYPPFFWQ is encoded by the coding sequence ATGAAGACGCATTGCAACACGCTGTACGTGACCAGCCAGGGGGCCTACCTGTCCAAGGACGGGGAGTGTGTCCTGGTGCGCCTGGAGGACGGAACCAAGGCCCGTTTTCCAGTGCACACCCTGGACGGGGTCGTGTGCTTTGGAAACGTGGGTGTGAGCCCCTTTTTGCTGGGGCATCTGGCCGAGCGGGACGTGGCCGTGTCGTTTTTGACGGCCTACGGCAAGTTCCTGGCCCGGTCCCAGGGGCCCGTGAGCGGCAACGTCCTGTTGCGCAGGGAGCAGTACCGGTGGGCGGACGATGGGGAGCGCAGCGCCCTGGTGGCGCGTTGCGTGTTGGCGGGCAAGATCGTCAACGCCCGGTCCGTGTTGCGCCGGGCCGTGCGGGACCATGCCGACAAGCTGGACGCGGCGCGCCTTGGGGACGCGCTGGCCCGGCTGGACGACTGTGCCGCGCGGTTGGAGCGCGCGCAGGGGTTGGAGATGCTGCGCGGAGTGGAGGGCGAGGCGGCGGGCGTGTACTTCGCGGTGTTCGACGAAATGGTGCTGCGGGGAGGGGAGGCGTTCCGGTTCGCCGGGCGCAACCGTCGGCCGCCCCTGGACCGGATCAACTGCCTGTTGTCCTTCGTGTACACCCTGCTGGCCCACGACGTGCGCTCGGCGCTGGAGTGCGTCGGGTTGGACCCGGCGGTGGGTTTTCTGCATCGCGACCGTCCGGGCCGCCCGGGACTCGCCTTGGATCTCATGGAGGAGTTCCGCTCCTTCTTTGCGGACCGGCTGGTGCTTTCGCTGGTCAACAGGGAGCAGGTCGGTCCCGGAGGGTTCACCGTGACGGAGTCCGGGGCCGTGCTGATGGACGACGGGACGCGGCGCACGGTGCTCGAAGCGTATCAGAAGCGCAAGCGCGACGTGCTGACGCATCCGTTTTTGAAGGAGAAGATGCCGTTGGGGTTGGCGTTTCATACGCAGGCGCTTTTGCTGGCGCGGCACGTGCGTGGGGACCTGGACGGGTATCCGCCGTTCTTTTGGCAGTAG
- the cas2 gene encoding CRISPR-associated endonuclease Cas2: protein MLVLVSYDVDFRDGTGARRLRRIARACQDYGQRVQYSLFECDVDPAQWTKLRGRLLEEIDKDKDSLRFYYLGSNWRRRLEHVGAKAGRDPDGLLLV from the coding sequence ATGCTGGTGCTCGTGAGCTACGATGTGGATTTCCGGGACGGCACGGGGGCGCGGCGGTTGCGGCGCATCGCCCGGGCCTGCCAGGACTACGGGCAGCGGGTGCAGTACTCGTTGTTCGAATGCGATGTGGACCCTGCCCAGTGGACGAAGCTGCGGGGTCGGTTGCTTGAGGAAATAGATAAGGATAAAGACAGCTTACGTTTCTATTATCTGGGCAGCAACTGGCGGCGTCGCTTGGAGCACGTGGGGGCCAAGGCGGGCCGCGACCCGGACGGCCTGCTTCTGGTCTAA